The following are from one region of the Candidatus Eisenbacteria bacterium genome:
- the rplL gene encoding 50S ribosomal protein L7/L12 yields the protein MSASIDQVLDLIGNMTVLELSELKTKFEDKFGVTAAAPMMAMPMGGMAGAGAAVEEKTEFAVVLTGAGDKKIQVIKVVRELTGLGLKEAKDLVDGAPKNVKDGVSKEEAAKMKAALEEQGASVEIK from the coding sequence ATGTCCGCCTCGATCGATCAGGTTCTCGACCTCATCGGAAACATGACCGTGCTCGAGCTCTCCGAGCTCAAGACCAAGTTCGAAGACAAGTTCGGCGTCACCGCCGCGGCCCCGATGATGGCGATGCCGATGGGTGGCATGGCCGGCGCCGGCGCGGCCGTCGAAGAGAAGACCGAGTTCGCGGTGGTGCTGACCGGCGCGGGCGACAAGAAGATTCAGGTCATCAAGGTGGTGCGCGAGCTGACCGGTCTCGGCCTCAAGGAGGCGAAGGACCTGGTGGACGGCGCCCCGAAGAACGTGAAGGACGGCGTCAGCAAGGAAGAAGCCGCGAAGATGAAGGCGGCGCTGGAGGAGCAGGGCGCGTCCGTCGAGATCAAGTAA
- the rpoB gene encoding DNA-directed RNA polymerase subunit beta: MKTVRRKERKSFSKIDREWNLQIPNLLEVQLKSFRDFLQMDLDPLRRRNEGLQEVFTGVFPISDPRELFALDFVGYEIGEPKYTVTECIERDLSFSAPLKARMRLMTREEVDGVKRDKDVIEQEVYLGELPLITDSGTFIINGAERVIVSQLHRSPGVFFDELTHPNGKLLFSARIIPYRGSWVEFSLDVNDIMHVHIDRKRKLPVTVLLRALGFVGDREILDLFYEREAVDVKGKKAEAALGRICAQDLADDATGEILLEANDELTAEKIEVIKRAGLETLEVYLIPKQDEADLIRNTLRKDPTRSQEDALHRIYNLLRPGEPPRADSAREILNKLFFNPKRYDLARVGRYKLNQKLPHEYLLPNREVRKRLGLGIPDLNHTTLCREDFIVIVKYLVMLRTGGELVTDRGSDQAVTDDIDHLGNRRVRSVGELLANQFNIGLARMARIIRERMSLQDQENVTPMDLVNSRTISAVIQSFFGSSQLSQFMDQTNPLAELTNKRRLSALGPGGLTRDRAGFEVRDVHYTHYGRVCPIETPEGPNIGLISSLSTYARVNEFGFLETPYFRVNDGIVDRKKPEFLAADIEDRAHIAPANTPFDVRSGTIDPEMLTVRHRGEYPTIDRRVVEYMDVSPIQLVSPAAALIPFLEHDDANRALMGSNMQRQAVPLLQTEAPLVGTGLEEKVAVDSGALVLSRRSGVVEFVSGEMIAVRYERDEDEPPVDYSEQPNLDIYRLVKFRRSNQDTCLNQRPVVAEGQKVKKGQVIADGPATRDGELALGRNCLVAFMPWGGYNFEDAILVSEKLIKEDMFTSIHIEEFELQVRDTKRGVEEITREIPNVSEDAVKNLDEEGVIRIGARVRQGDILVGKVTPKGEQELSPEERLLKAIFGDKAGDVRDASLKAPPGMDGIVIDIKVFSRREKDEGTKQQEKKKIDKLRRESKKERERVADVRLATVSQVLDEQLVNVLRSASSGEPIARKGRKYSSDFLVEVDLDDLAWGTPVTDEARINERFWAVMDGAQSAFSRCEKELEKEIEKVTRGDELPPGVVKLVKVYIAKKRKLSVGDKMAGRHGNKGVVAKILPEEDLPYLPEGSPVEIVLNPLGVPSRMNIGQVLETHLGWAAHSLGYNCATPVFAGASVDEIKAELKTAGLPEDGKSVLHDGRSGESFDQRVCVGYLYMLKLSHLVDDKIHARSTGPYSLVTQQPLGGKAQFGGQRFGEMEVWALEAYGAAYTLQELLTVKSDDVAGRSRIYEAIVKGENPPEPGTPESFNVLVKELQSLCLEVQFEEV; the protein is encoded by the coding sequence TTGAAGACAGTACGCCGTAAGGAACGGAAGAGCTTCAGCAAGATCGACCGCGAGTGGAACCTTCAGATTCCGAATCTGCTCGAGGTCCAGCTCAAGAGCTTCCGCGACTTCCTTCAGATGGACCTGGACCCCCTGCGCCGCCGCAACGAGGGGCTGCAGGAGGTGTTCACCGGGGTGTTCCCGATCTCCGACCCGCGCGAGCTGTTCGCGCTCGACTTCGTCGGCTACGAGATCGGCGAGCCGAAGTACACGGTGACGGAGTGCATCGAGCGCGATCTCTCGTTCTCGGCGCCGCTCAAAGCGCGCATGCGCCTCATGACCCGCGAAGAAGTCGACGGGGTCAAACGCGACAAGGACGTGATCGAGCAGGAGGTGTACCTCGGCGAGCTGCCGCTCATCACCGACAGCGGCACCTTCATCATCAACGGCGCGGAGCGCGTGATCGTTTCGCAGCTCCATCGTTCGCCGGGTGTGTTCTTCGACGAGCTGACGCATCCGAACGGCAAGCTGCTGTTCTCGGCCCGCATCATTCCGTACCGCGGCTCATGGGTGGAGTTCAGCCTCGACGTGAACGACATCATGCACGTGCACATCGATCGCAAGCGCAAGCTTCCGGTCACGGTTCTGCTGCGCGCACTGGGCTTCGTCGGAGATCGCGAGATCCTCGACCTGTTCTACGAGCGCGAGGCCGTCGACGTGAAGGGCAAGAAGGCCGAGGCGGCGCTCGGACGGATCTGCGCCCAGGACCTGGCCGACGACGCGACCGGGGAGATCCTGCTCGAGGCCAACGACGAGCTGACGGCCGAGAAGATCGAGGTCATCAAGCGCGCCGGGCTCGAGACGCTCGAGGTCTACCTCATTCCGAAGCAGGACGAAGCCGACCTGATCCGCAACACGCTGCGCAAGGATCCGACGCGTTCGCAGGAGGATGCGCTCCACCGCATCTACAACCTGCTGCGCCCGGGTGAGCCGCCGCGGGCGGATTCGGCGCGCGAAATCCTCAACAAGCTGTTCTTCAATCCGAAGCGCTACGACCTGGCGCGGGTGGGGCGCTACAAGCTCAACCAGAAGCTCCCGCACGAGTATCTGCTGCCGAACCGCGAGGTGCGCAAGCGCCTCGGCCTCGGCATCCCGGATCTCAACCACACCACCCTGTGCCGCGAAGACTTCATCGTCATCGTGAAGTACCTGGTGATGCTGCGCACCGGCGGCGAACTGGTCACCGATCGCGGTTCCGATCAGGCGGTCACGGACGACATCGATCATCTCGGCAACCGGCGCGTGCGCTCGGTCGGCGAGCTGCTCGCGAACCAGTTCAACATCGGACTGGCGCGCATGGCCCGCATCATTCGCGAGCGCATGTCGCTTCAGGACCAGGAAAACGTCACGCCGATGGACCTGGTGAACTCGCGGACGATCTCCGCGGTGATCCAGAGCTTCTTCGGGTCATCGCAGCTCTCGCAGTTCATGGACCAGACCAACCCGCTCGCGGAGCTCACGAACAAGCGCCGCCTGTCGGCGCTCGGACCGGGCGGCCTCACGCGCGATCGCGCCGGCTTCGAGGTTCGCGACGTCCACTACACGCATTACGGCCGCGTGTGCCCGATCGAGACGCCGGAAGGCCCGAACATCGGCCTGATCTCGTCGCTGTCGACGTATGCGCGGGTCAACGAGTTCGGATTCCTCGAGACCCCGTACTTCCGGGTCAACGACGGCATCGTCGATCGCAAGAAGCCCGAATTCCTGGCCGCCGACATCGAGGACCGCGCGCACATCGCACCGGCGAACACGCCGTTCGACGTGCGTTCCGGCACCATCGATCCCGAGATGCTCACCGTGCGTCATCGCGGTGAGTACCCGACAATCGACCGCCGCGTGGTCGAGTACATGGACGTCTCGCCGATCCAGCTGGTTTCGCCGGCCGCGGCGCTGATTCCATTCCTCGAACACGACGACGCGAATCGTGCGCTGATGGGTTCGAACATGCAGCGCCAGGCGGTGCCGTTGCTGCAGACCGAGGCCCCGCTCGTGGGCACCGGGCTCGAAGAGAAGGTCGCGGTCGACTCGGGAGCGCTGGTGCTCTCGCGTCGCTCCGGCGTGGTCGAGTTCGTGTCGGGCGAGATGATCGCGGTGCGCTACGAGCGTGACGAGGACGAGCCGCCGGTCGACTACAGCGAGCAGCCGAATCTCGACATCTACCGGCTGGTGAAGTTCCGACGCTCGAATCAGGACACTTGCCTCAATCAGCGTCCGGTCGTCGCGGAAGGACAGAAGGTCAAGAAGGGCCAGGTCATCGCGGACGGCCCGGCCACCCGCGATGGCGAGCTGGCACTGGGCCGCAACTGCCTGGTCGCCTTCATGCCGTGGGGCGGCTACAACTTCGAGGATGCCATCCTGGTGAGCGAGAAGCTCATCAAGGAGGACATGTTCACCTCGATCCACATCGAAGAATTCGAACTGCAGGTGCGCGACACCAAGCGCGGCGTCGAAGAGATCACGCGCGAGATTCCGAACGTGTCCGAGGATGCGGTCAAGAATCTCGATGAAGAAGGCGTGATCCGAATCGGCGCCCGCGTGCGCCAGGGCGACATCCTGGTCGGCAAGGTGACGCCGAAGGGCGAGCAGGAATTGTCCCCCGAGGAGCGCCTGCTCAAGGCGATCTTCGGCGACAAGGCCGGCGACGTGCGCGACGCGTCGCTCAAGGCACCGCCCGGCATGGACGGCATCGTGATCGACATCAAGGTGTTCTCGCGCCGCGAGAAGGACGAGGGCACCAAGCAGCAGGAGAAGAAGAAGATCGACAAGCTGCGCCGCGAGTCGAAGAAAGAGCGTGAGCGAGTCGCCGACGTGCGCCTCGCGACCGTCAGCCAGGTGCTCGACGAGCAGCTCGTCAACGTGTTGCGCAGTGCGTCGAGCGGCGAGCCGATCGCGCGCAAGGGCCGCAAGTACTCGAGCGACTTCCTGGTCGAGGTCGATCTCGACGACCTCGCATGGGGCACGCCGGTCACCGACGAGGCGCGTATCAACGAGCGCTTCTGGGCGGTAATGGACGGCGCGCAGTCGGCGTTCAGCCGCTGCGAGAAGGAACTCGAAAAGGAGATCGAGAAGGTCACGCGAGGCGACGAACTCCCGCCCGGCGTGGTCAAGCTCGTGAAGGTCTACATCGCGAAGAAGCGCAAGCTGTCGGTGGGTGACAAGATGGCCGGCCGCCACGGCAACAAGGGCGTGGTCGCCAAGATCCTGCCGGAGGAGGACCTGCCGTACCTCCCCGAAGGGTCGCCGGTCGAAATCGTGTTGAACCCGCTCGGCGTGCCTTCGCGCATGAACATCGGGCAGGTGCTCGAGACGCATCTCGGCTGGGCCGCGCACTCGCTGGGCTACAACTGCGCGACGCCGGTGTTCGCCGGGGCGAGCGTCGACGAGATCAAAGCCGAGCTCAAGACGGCGGGCCTGCCGGAAGATGGAAAGTCCGTGCTGCACGACGGCCGCAGCGGCGAATCGTTCGATCAGCGGGTGTGCGTGGGCTACCTCTACATGCTCAAGCTCAGCCATCTCGTGGATGACAAGATCCACGCGCGTTCGACCGGCCCCTACTCGCTCGTGACCCAGCAGCCGCTGGGCGGCAAGGCGCAGTTCGGCGGTCAGCGCTTCGGAGAAATGGAAGTGTGGGCGCTCGAAGCCTACGGCGCGGCCTACACGCTGCAGGAATTGCTGACGGTCAAGAGCGACGACGTGGCCGGACGGTCGCGCATCTACGAAGCCATCGTGAAGGGCGAGAATCCACCCGAACCGGGGACGCCGGAGTCATTCAACGTGCTCGTAAAGGAACTCCAGAGCTTGTGCCTGGAGGTCCAATTCGAAGAAGTCTGA